Proteins from a genomic interval of Syngnathus typhle isolate RoL2023-S1 ecotype Sweden linkage group LG15, RoL_Styp_1.0, whole genome shotgun sequence:
- the ttc1 gene encoding tetratricopeptide repeat protein 1 isoform X2 yields MSRPADELRISEEDAVDREDYFDCQETLEHPDRDGRHAKTDMRRETLDDTRIEPLENTLNDSDDDLKERGEEVEDEHQKEEEEKLTEEEKESRRLHSLILKEEGNCHFKNGDWSLAEQSYTQALVLCPRCFSQDQAILFSNRAAARLHLDRKDDGIADCSRALELKPDYLKALLRRAELYEQTEQLEKALDDYQKVLERDPGQAAARRACVRLPQQIHEKNEKLKEEMLGKLKELGNMVLRPFGLSTSNFQVNQDTNTGSYSINFVNKPNNT; encoded by the exons ATGAGCAGGCCAGCGGATGAGCTGAGAATTAGCGAGGAGGACGCTGTGGACCGGGAGGACTATTTTGACTGCCAAGAGACTTTGGAGCATCCGGACCGGGACGGACGACACGCCAAGACAGACATGAGACGTGAGACGCTGGACGACACAAGAATAGAACCGCTTGAGAACACGCTGAACGATTCCGATGACGACTTGAAGGAGCGCGGAGAAGAAGTGGAAGATGAGCAtcagaaggaggaagaggagaaattgACAGAGGAGGAAAAAGAG AGCCGACGATTGCACAGTCTCATCTTGAAGGAGGAAGGAAATTGCCACTTTAAAAATGGAG ATTGGTCTCTGGCGGAGCAGAGCTACACGCAAGCGTTGGTGTTGTGTCCGCGCTGTTTCAGCCAAGATCAAGCCATCCTGTTCTCAAACAGAGCGGCTGCCCGACTGCACCTG GACCGGAAGGATGACGGGATTGCTGATTGCTCCAGAG CGTTGGAGCTGAAGCCAGACTACCTGAAGGCCTTGCTGAGGAGGGCTGAGCTCTACGAGCAGACAGAGCAGCTGGAGAAGGCGCTGGACGACTACCAGAAGGTCCTGGAGCGAGACCCTGGGCAGGCAGCGGCCAGGCGGGCCTGCGTG AGGTTACCTCAGCAGATCCATGAGAAGAACGAGAAGCTGAAGGAAGAAATGTTAG GTAAGCTGAAGGAGCTGGGGAACATGGTCCTGCGACCGTTCGGCCTGTCCACCAGCAACTTCCAGGTCAACCAGGACACCAACACGGGCTCCTATTCCATCAACTTTGTCAACAAGCCCAACAACACGTGA
- the ttc1 gene encoding tetratricopeptide repeat protein 1 isoform X1 — protein sequence MSRPADELRISEEDAVDREDYFDCQETLEHPDRDGRHAKTDMRRETLDDTRIEPLENTLNDSDDDLKERGEEVEDEHQKEEEEKLTEEEKESRRLHSLILKEEGNCHFKNGGQLEHHIHQHSTRVAFELRNVCLRRLVSGGAELHASVGVVSALFQPRSSHPVLKQSGCPTAPGMLTLLHQDRKDDGIADCSRALELKPDYLKALLRRAELYEQTEQLEKALDDYQKVLERDPGQAAARRACVRLPQQIHEKNEKLKEEMLGKLKELGNMVLRPFGLSTSNFQVNQDTNTGSYSINFVNKPNNT from the exons ATGAGCAGGCCAGCGGATGAGCTGAGAATTAGCGAGGAGGACGCTGTGGACCGGGAGGACTATTTTGACTGCCAAGAGACTTTGGAGCATCCGGACCGGGACGGACGACACGCCAAGACAGACATGAGACGTGAGACGCTGGACGACACAAGAATAGAACCGCTTGAGAACACGCTGAACGATTCCGATGACGACTTGAAGGAGCGCGGAGAAGAAGTGGAAGATGAGCAtcagaaggaggaagaggagaaattgACAGAGGAGGAAAAAGAG AGCCGACGATTGCACAGTCTCATCTTGAAGGAGGAAGGAAATTGCCACTTTAAAAATGGAGGTCAGCTCGAGCATCATATTCACCAGCATAGTACACGCGTCGCTTTTGAGCTGCGTAACGTGTGTTTGCGCAGATTGGTCTCTGGCGGAGCAGAGCTACACGCAAGCGTTGGTGTTGTGTCCGCGCTGTTTCAGCCAAGATCAAGCCATCCTGTTCTCAAACAGAGCGGCTGCCCGACTGCACCTG GAATGTTAACCCTCTTGCATCAGGACCGGAAGGATGACGGGATTGCTGATTGCTCCAGAG CGTTGGAGCTGAAGCCAGACTACCTGAAGGCCTTGCTGAGGAGGGCTGAGCTCTACGAGCAGACAGAGCAGCTGGAGAAGGCGCTGGACGACTACCAGAAGGTCCTGGAGCGAGACCCTGGGCAGGCAGCGGCCAGGCGGGCCTGCGTG AGGTTACCTCAGCAGATCCATGAGAAGAACGAGAAGCTGAAGGAAGAAATGTTAG GTAAGCTGAAGGAGCTGGGGAACATGGTCCTGCGACCGTTCGGCCTGTCCACCAGCAACTTCCAGGTCAACCAGGACACCAACACGGGCTCCTATTCCATCAACTTTGTCAACAAGCCCAACAACACGTGA
- the pfdn1 gene encoding prefoldin subunit 1, whose product MRNTRAVRKMAAPVDLELKKAFSELQLKMIDTQQKVKLADLQIEQLTHVQKHANLTHAEINTLTDSTRMYEGVGRMFILQFKDDITQQLKVKQKTAEEKIKELEQKKVYLERSVKEAEDNIREMLLSRRAQ is encoded by the exons ATGCGCAACACCAGAGCTGTCAGGAAAATGGCGGCGCCCGTCGATTTGGAGCTGAAGAAG GCCTTCTCGGAGCTGCAGTTGAAGATGATTGACACACAGCAGAAGGTGAAGCTGGCCGACCTGCAGATCGAGCAGCTGACGCACGTGCAGAAGCACGCCAACCTCACTCACGCAGAGATCAACACGCTCACTGACAGCACGCGCATGTACGAGGGCGTTGGACGCAT GTTTATTCTGCAGTTCAAGGACGACATCACGCAGCAGCTCAAGGTCAAGCAGAAGACGGCTGAGgagaaaatcaaggaactggAG CAGAAAAAGGTGTACCTGGAACGCAGCGTCAAGGAGGCAGAGGACAACATTCGGGAGATGCTGCTGTCCCGGAGAGCTCAGTAA